TTTGCAACTATCCTAGAGCTCAGGAATCAGTGTACCAAACAATCCCACACTTTCCAGCCTTTGAGCCCAGGGTTGAgctgttttacagatgaatacACAGGAAAAGCAGAAAGAGCTGCCTTCGTGCCCTTGACTGCTCgtccctcctgtccctccttccctcctacCTGGCACTTCTTCTCCCACAGGGTTTGCAGCGTCATGCTTTCCACACTGCAGGCTGGACACAACTTGTTTTCAAAGGCCTCCTGGATCCGGAGAACCAGGCATTTGTGATGCGCCTCATCCATGGCATAGAAGTGGTTAAAATCCAGGAAGACAATCTCTTTGGGGTGTTGTGTAAGGAAGGAGTCAATCTCCATCAGCCCATCCCAGACCTTGATGCCAAAAAGCCCATGGATAAAGTAGATCTCCTGGTCTGTGTCCCCTGGCTTGGAAGACACACGCAGGTCAAAGTAGCGGATCCCAGCTTCCAGCTGTTCCCGGAAGGTCAGGTTCTGAGTCACAGACCATTTCTTCATGAGCTTCTTCACCAAGGAGATCCTGGCGAGGCGTTTGATAGCCTGAGTTTGGTCAGGCCCCACGGGGGACTTTTCATCCACCCAGTAGCTGAATGAATCATGGGAACCTGGACAAGGCAATAAAAGGGAAGAAGACATGAGGTGGGAGCTGGGAGCATGGAGCCAACCGATAAGAAAACGACCGCAACAAAAATGAAGAACGCAATGGATGAAAACATTGTAAATGGATACTTGCAAGATTCTCCAAGCCTGCTGAGgatgaaataaatgcaaataaaagcaatGCAGTCATATTAGCAGCTTGTTAAGCCCAGGGTAACACTATAATTCTCACATATTGCTAGTGTGaggtaaattaataaatactCTACTGGAAAGCCATTTAGAAATATGTTGAGAAACAGtagctttaaaatattcatttcccTAATCCAGTAATTTCATTTCAGGAAAGCTGTGTGGAGGGAAGAAACTCAAATATTAGGAAATACAAAGATGGTTGCCAAAGAATATCCAAACACAGAAACTGGAGGTTGCTTAAGTGCCCCTCAGAGAAAAATGCTTCATGGTGGCACATACACTTTATTTACGCTGTCACTGAAACAAAGGGCAGAAAAACACTATGTCTAGGTAATGCTGGGATAggcattttaattttaggaaatgTAGAATTTAAAGAATTGGTCCCCTTTTTGTGCTTTtagaatataaaagataaataaaatttaaatattatgtacaTGTGCCATTTTACTATTGTAAAAATCTGAGTCAGTAGGGATGATTTCTTGACAGATCAAATAATCTGATGCACTGAACACAAATTAGTGATCttgtactcttttttaaaaactgatatctTGATAGTTGAAATTGCTATTCAATGGTTCCACTACATATTCTATTCCTCTGCCTTAAGAACAAGAGGGTAGGAATCCTCTTAAACACTGAAATTATTTTGGTATAAAGTATAAGTGACTGTGATCTGTGTACTTCTAACTATggtaagaaattattttactagtaaatatttcaggtgaaattttctttaacaattatttttaatttgtcattACTTTCTATCCATTGTCTTTATCCTGTTTATTATCTATTAACTCATGTGGCAGGATAATTTGTTTAGGGCTGTTCCTGGCTTTGAGGCTGGGGACAACACAGAAGTTGACATGTACAAATCCAGGAGGAAAACGTCCTCGTTCTGACACTACTAACCATGTCTCTACCAAAAACACTCACATGAGAACCAAAATTCTTGCATTTGTACTAGTTCATTGTCACATGCTTTCTATTTTACTAAATTTTAGAGTAGGAACTTCATAtctaatatgaatttttttataaaactctattgttttatattattttgcattCTCTTGAAAAGAAATCATCTTGCATTGGCTTTACTATTTTATCATCTCAGAGATAAAGTGAACAAAAGAAAATCAGGTGACAGATGATGCTCTATTTTTATGCAGCATCTAGAACATGGAGGGGATATAAGtattaagaaaaatcatatttattaatCCTTAAGCAAATTGAATTTTGCAAGTGAGAAAATTACCAGcatatttcagataaaaaaattatcattactGATAGAAATGTGGAGCAAGTCCCTTCGGATCTTCCGCATTGGTTATCATTGTTAATAAGACTCACTGGATACTTGCCTAATGCTCTGCTTCCTTTGGCTATACAGAAACAAGAAATTTTTATATCTCCTCATTGAGAGATTTATTACAAATACCTTATATACGGGTGGTGAACAGCCAGTTCTTTCTAAATTGTATTAAAAGCCCAGCTGTTCAGGATGCAGTGTGTAATACAGCACAAGGCACATGTTGAACTTAATTCTTCCCTGGGCATCTGGGAATAGCCAttatccaagcatggaggagagACACATCCCCGCTGGGGTTCGTTTGTTGATGCTGAGCCCAGTTTCAACTCCAGAGAGAGATGTGCTAACAACCTCCAACACTCTTCTCCATGTCTGAGGACTGTGCAGAAATGTGACAACCAAGGGACCCTAGGGGCCGTTTCTGAACATGCAGGGTACCCAGCTCATCCCATAGAAAAGAGAATAGGCATAGTCCCCTTGAACACTGAGTCTCTCTTAACTCTgctcctttttcatttctctggttcaTCTCATCCTTTCTGACATCCTGTGCTTGGTACCTACTCCCCAGCCTGACAGGATAAGATGATGGACAGGTTGTTTGCTGAATGTTTTATAGTGGCTGTCCTGCCTAGGCTGACAGCAGTCAAAAGCAACCATCACTCAATAGCTACCAtcaatatttttgtctttctatttatttatttttctagacaGCTTTTGCCTATTACAGAGTGAGTtacataacattccagcaatgtcaTGCATTTAACTACTTTGTGAAAAAAACAGGCTCAAAATGACCTCCCCCGTGTTGTGCGGACAGTATTTACAATGTAAAGCAATCTGCAAACAGTACTTATAAAAATCCTTACATTTTACAGTGTAAATTCATTACATTGCAAATTCATTATCAAaatttcttcccttcttctctttccaaGGAAGttattttactctttaaaaacAGTCTACAACAAGAGCGATTCCCCCACTTGCTCTGGGATACATGAATTAAATTCATGTACTCCCCAGAAAAGGAGCAATATGACTCTGCTCATTAATCCTTGACTTCTTCTTTGAGAGAATGGCTGCATGGGCTTTGCTAACGACAGCAGTTCCATGCTTTCTGGTTTGTTTAATGACAAGGCCAGAAAACAGTTTAGGGGCTCATCCTCTGTGAATTCCTGCCGATGAAAGCTTTTTCACTGCTACTACCCAGCACTGACTGTCATCTTTACTCGACCCTCTATGTCTGCTTATCTCTGTCTAAAATAGACTTAAATGGTGCTCTTTTAATTAACACAAAGCACTTTCCCTCTTCTGGCTTGCCCTCAACACTgctgtcttccctttccctcttgtGTCAAAATCTTATTAACCCTAACAACCAGGCTTGCTGCCTTTTCCTGCTCTGACTTATTATTCACTCCTCACCATCTAAGTCTTCCTTCCACCCTTTTATTGTTGATCCTGACAACTTCTAATCAACCaaatagttttattcttcttggCTTCTTTGAGGTCTTGCCAACCTAGCTCTTTTCTGGAGCCTTCCATAGCCTTGAACTCAGTGATAGGGCTGCATATTTCTGGGCTTCTTATTCTTCCTTCATCTCTGTCCTTCTATCTCTTTTGCttactcctcttcctctctcttatttccaaatttaaatgttttccaaGGATATGTtctctattttctcccttttcccacTTCAGAGATTACACACCTCCCAGTTGACCACAGCACATGTTATGTAGGTGACACCAGAAACTTCCTTTCTAGCTCAGACTCCTTTAAGTGTGGTCCTCCATCTGGCAGCTTGCACACAAGACAAATTACATATTTCCTAAGTCAGCAATTCACACTGTTCTTGTCACCCCTGCAAAGTgcctttcctgaattctggccaatAAATCACCCAGTCACACTTGAGATCTTGGATTCTTTTTGAATTCTTCCCACACCCCAGTTCCCTTCTTCCAACTAGTTATCGAAATTTTACACTTGACCTTTGCAACAAATATCAAACGTGTCTCTTCCCTCAACCTTTGACTGCTGCTCCTCATTAGTAGACTCATTCCCTGTCAAATAATCAGGACTAAAAGGACCCTTAGTCCTTTCACTCCAGCCGCTCTCTAATTTATTCATATCAAAAGGTAGTGATTTTAAGGCACAGCTATGATTATGACACTTTCCTCCTGTCTCCCAAGTCAGGTTCAAAAATCTGAAACTGGGAGTTAGGACTTTCTCCAATATGGCTCCAGTGCCTCATGGCCTCATCCGTCCCCAGACCTCGCTATGTAGCCTGGCATCCTTGGAGTGCAGTATACCTAGAAAGACAGATCTCTTTCTGGACTCTGTTTACTCTCATTTGCTGCCACCCTTTGTAAAATATTCTCTCATCCCAAATCTGTCCATATCTCCTCCCCAGAATTTACAGTCCATATTAAATTGCTTGCTCCATATctcttttcttatctgtaaaatgggcacaaCAGTAGCTGTTGTCATAGAATTGTGAATATTCTAATACATGCCAAGTTCTTAGGTACACGCTGACACACAGGAAGTGCTGGACTATCATGATGTGCATTATTAACCAGTCTTTGTTAGAAACCAGAGGGCAAAGGACTTATCAACTGAAGCTCCTTATCCTCAATACTGAGGTTCTGGaaggtgttctttttttctgtgcttgACTCATTGTTCCTCACAGTCTTATTGGTTGATATACAGAGGACAGATTAGCCTGCATTTTATTGAACACAGCTAACATTCTCTAGTCACAGACTAAGCTGTCACAACCACTTCTAAAATCTTATCATTTGATTTTGCTACTTTCTGATCACAATTACTTTTCCTCTGCCTCATTGCAACAGCAACTTTACATTTCCCACCAATCCCAAAGCCCAGTACTGGATTTTCTTCATCCTTCAGCTTTTTTCTGAGGTCATTCAGTTACCATTGTCACCTGCAGGGTTAGTATTTATAACTATCTGAAAGCTGTTAGGATCACTGCTAAATCATATTACTGTCTTCACATAAATTATGTGCACAGCCCCAAGATGCACATGGAAATATTAACACGACATTTTctaacaacatttttttaaagaaggaagggaaagaagaagggtcatttaaaaaaaaaaactttatttttatttgtttatttttatgtggtgctgaggatcgaacccggtgcctcacgcgtgcaaggcaagcgctctaccactgagctacagccccagcccataacAAATTTTTTGATTAACAGCAAatgtttttctcctcttctgtaaGTTTTAGGAAACAATAAGCATCAAACATTATTAGATCACTATATTCAGACTTTTCTCCTCAGGGATTTTTGCTGTCATCTGAAGACTAATTGTATAGGTAGTAAGATATATGAACATAAGTCCTTCCTTAATACTCTATAATCCTAGGACCACTTTTAGCTATAGAAAAATAaaggtttctttttctcccctccattttctggaaatttagttttctgtgtttttatttacacagttattattcttttttctttctattttcttggacCATCAATAGCCattaataaaatttcttcttcctctctataCATACCAACCCCTGGATAATGTATGTAAAGACACTTTGTAATAGAAAGCAGTGATCCATAACCTTAGATGTTAGAATCATTCAGAGGGAGTTTTCAAAAAACACAACTCCACCATGATCCCATCTGGAATCTCtctgcagtgggagctccccagaTGATTCTCTTGCATTCCCAGGCTTGACATCCATGGCCATAATACAAGCTTATCTTTCCTAACAAGTTCATTGGTTTCTGTATGTGGCTTTCTTAGGTTGCTCATCTAGTGATTTCAATTCTCCAAATAACAAGATTGCTTTTCCTGTATTGAGATAGATGCTTTCTTCGCTATCCCTTTGTCTAGGAATGCCACATTCAATGAATAATCACAgcttttaaatggagaaaaaatatattgggaGACCTGGCTTTCCTTACTGTTATTTTCTAGGCAGTGATTAGAAGAGGTTGCTTGAGATTAATAGGGGCCTTTGGGATGTGTGTTTGGTTGGAGAGTTCAGAAGGAAGTCACTGGGGCAGCAAAGCCCTGAGGAAAGAGAGTTATTGTGGAAAGAGGC
This window of the Ictidomys tridecemlineatus isolate mIctTri1 chromosome 3, mIctTri1.hap1, whole genome shotgun sequence genome carries:
- the Plcxd2 gene encoding PI-PLC X domain-containing protein 2 isoform X2, whose translation is MPCGHLSCSHDSFSYWVDEKSPVGPDQTQAIKRLARISLVKKLMKKWSVTQNLTFREQLEAGIRYFDLRVSSKPGDTDQEIYFIHGLFGIKVWDGLMEIDSFLTQHPKEIVFLDFNHFYAMDEAHHKCLVLRIQEAFENKLCPACSVESMTLQTLWEKKCQVLIFYHCPFYKQYSFLWPGKKIPAPWANTTSVRKLILFLETTLSERAPQGSFHVSQAILTPRVNTIARGLVGGLKNTLVHRNLPAILDWVKTQKPGAMGVNIITSDFVDLVDFATTVIELNDLLQEDRALAKC